In Pseudomonas sp. ADAK2, the genomic window GCGGTTCGGCAGGCCGGTCAAGGTGTCGTGCAAAGCCAGTTGGGTGAGTTCGCGGTTGGCTTCGGTCAGCGAGTGCGCGAGGTCGGCGGTGCGTGCTTCCAAACGTGCATCGAGGATCGAGGTGAGCAAGGCAATGCTCAACACCGCGAGGGTGGTGATCAGCACCAGATTGTCCAGGCCTTTACCGCTCAAGCCGCTGAGGGCGGCGCCGCAGAAGCTGCCGTCCGGGAACCGTGCTGCGGCCATGCCGGTGTAGTGCATGCCGACGATGGCGAAGCCCATGATTACCGCGGCGCCGCCACGGATCAGGCCGACGTAGGGCGTGTGCTGGCGCAGGCGGAAGGCAATCCATAACGCCGCGGCCGACGCACCCACAGCAATCAGCAGCGAGGCGCCGAACAGCGTCGGGTCGTAATCGATGCCCGGCACCATGAGCATGGCGGCCATGCCGGTGTAATGCATGGCGCTGATCCCGGCGCCCATCACCAGCGCGCCGAACGCCAGTTGCCAGGCCGGCAGCTTCGGCTGGCTGACCAGCCACAGGGCAAAGCCGCAGGACAGGATGGCAATGACCAGCGAAAGCACGGTCAGGCTGAGATCGTAGCCGAGGTCGATGGGTAATTTGAACGCGAGCATGCCGATGAAATGCATCGACCACACGCCAATGCCCATGGCGACGGCGCCGCCGGCGGTCCACAGGTGAACGGCGCGGCCCTTGGTCGTGGCAATCCGGCCAGTCAGGTCAAGGGCGGTGTACGAAGCGAGAATCGCCACGCACAGCGAAATGAAAACCAGCGTGGGGGAATAGGTGCCGATGAGCATGGGATTTCTCGTGACAGCCCGCCGTACTGCATCCGTTCTCGGGGGGCAAAGTCGGCGATTGTACTGATTGCGCGGAAGAACGCACTGACAAAATTATCAAAAGGCCATCAAGCCGATGAAACGCTTGTTTGACACCTTTTAATCGGCCTGACACCACCGATGATCGTTCCCACGCTCTGCGTGGGAATGCAGCCAGGGACGCTCTGCGCAGTGGGCAGGAACGATCGGTGCGGGTTATTCCTTGTCACTCACCTGCAACTGCCCATCCCACCCACCGCCCAACGCGGCAATCAACTGCACACTGGCAATCAACCGGCTCTGCAACACGTTCAACACGCTTTGTTCGTTGTTCAACGCCGTGGCTTGCACCACCACTACATCCAGATACGCAATCAACCCGGCCTTGTACTGGTTCTCGGTCAGGCGCAGGGAATCGCGCGCCGCGTCCAGCGCTTCCTGGCGCACCGCCGCTTCGTCTTCAAACACCTTGAGTTGCACCAGGTAGTTTTCCACCTCGCGGAAGCCATCGAGCACGGTTTGGCGGTACTTGGCCACAGTTTCGTCGTAGAGCGCTTCGTTGCGATCGACTTCCGCCGAGCGTGAGCCACCGTCGAACAATGGCAAGTTCAATTTCGGCCCCACCGACCAGAAGCGGTTCGGCAAGCTGATCAGGTTGCTCGACGTACTGCTGCTGTAACCGCCGCTGAGGCTCAGGCTCAGGTCCGGGTAGTACGCAGCTTTCGCTACGCCGATGTTGGCGTTGGCGGAGATCACCGAACGCTCGGCGGAAGCGATGTCCGGGCGGCGTTCGAGCAGTTGCGACGGCAGGCTCAGGGGAATCTGCGGCAGTTTCGGGATGTCCTGGGTTTCCGCGAGGTTGAACTGCGCCGGTGGCAGGCCGATCAACACCGCAATAGCGTTTTCAAACTGCGCCCGCTGCCAGATCAGATCCACCAGGTCGGCCTGGGTGCTTTTGAGCTGCGCCTGGGCCTGGGCCACCGCGTCACGTCCGGAGACGCCGGCGCGGTACTGGTTCTGGGTCATTTGCAGCGAGCGTTGGTACGCCACGACCGTCGATTCGAGCAACCGTTTCTGCTGGTCGATGACCCGCAACTGAAGGTAGTTCTGCACCATCTCCGACTGCTGGCTCAGGCGCATGGCCGCCAGATCGGCAAAGCTTGCTTGTGCACTGGCGGTATCGGCTTCCAGCCCGCGGCGCAACTTGCCCCAGATATCCGCTTCCCAACTGACGCCCAATTCGGTGCTGTAGGTATTGCGAATCCCGCTGGCGGAACTGCTCAGGCTGGAACTGCTGCTGCCGGCGCCCTGACTGGAGCGAGTCTTGCCCGCACTCAAGTCGACCGTTGGGTAAAACGCCGCCCGGGCGCTTTTCACCAAGGCTTGCGATTGGCGATAGCGGGCCTCGGCCTGGGCGACGGTCTGGTTGGCACTGTTGAGTTGCTCCACCAGGCCATTGAGCTGCCGGTCACCGTACAACTCCCACCAGGCGCCACGGGCCAGGGAGTCACTCGGACTGGCCTGACGCCAGCCCTCGGCTTCTTTGTAC contains:
- a CDS encoding efflux transporter outer membrane subunit encodes the protein MTDRSLITLAAPIALARGSRLLSLALCMALVSACAVGPDYQRPRTAEIAQYKEAEGWRQASPSDSLARGAWWELYGDRQLNGLVEQLNSANQTVAQAEARYRQSQALVKSARAAFYPTVDLSAGKTRSSQGAGSSSSSLSSSASGIRNTYSTELGVSWEADIWGKLRRGLEADTASAQASFADLAAMRLSQQSEMVQNYLQLRVIDQQKRLLESTVVAYQRSLQMTQNQYRAGVSGRDAVAQAQAQLKSTQADLVDLIWQRAQFENAIAVLIGLPPAQFNLAETQDIPKLPQIPLSLPSQLLERRPDIASAERSVISANANIGVAKAAYYPDLSLSLSGGYSSSTSSNLISLPNRFWSVGPKLNLPLFDGGSRSAEVDRNEALYDETVAKYRQTVLDGFREVENYLVQLKVFEDEAAVRQEALDAARDSLRLTENQYKAGLIAYLDVVVVQATALNNEQSVLNVLQSRLIASVQLIAALGGGWDGQLQVSDKE